Proteins from a single region of Streptomyces vinaceus:
- a CDS encoding PP2C family protein-serine/threonine phosphatase produces MDHTRARTIAEPDADFPWGAAPHPVLVVDVDGALVRRNDAAAALLPRAEPGTPLVDVAPAWLAEAHRTVRLPGPYAAPDADPALCGVIGGRRYEAHPSVRDDGTVGWWLVDDTDHQLVRDALHKERERTAFLAKVSSALLSTLNLGRCMDVTAQMAAESLADAALAIAPSRGRRLPVVTCLRGGVPELSHHSVDPDEVPGLGEALRGFPPVPARWIDPSTAPPWLVPEGFGPVGSIVITPLPGHGVPAGALVLLRRAKTDSFSDEEEVFARSFAARAGAAMSAARLYAEQTAITDVLMRELLPPTLHQVSGVDFAGRYRPSADHERVGGDFYDVHPAGDGGASLVALGDVCGKGLEAAVLTGKIRSTLHALLPLADDHQRMLSLLNTALLNSHHARFATLVLASAVLRGNEVDLKLTSAGHPTPLIVRGDGTVEEADTGGTLVGAIREVSARTAAVTLAPGECCVLYTDGITEAKGGPMGDVLFGDERLKRALSACAGMTAEGIVEHVQMLAAQWLGSRRHDDMAVVVIAAPRTHHLSAVNGHTRGRFTG; encoded by the coding sequence TTGGATCACACCCGAGCGCGCACCATCGCGGAGCCGGATGCTGACTTCCCCTGGGGCGCAGCCCCCCATCCCGTCCTGGTCGTCGACGTGGACGGCGCCCTCGTACGGCGCAACGACGCGGCCGCCGCGCTCCTGCCACGGGCGGAGCCCGGCACGCCTCTGGTGGACGTGGCCCCGGCCTGGCTCGCCGAGGCGCACCGTACGGTGCGCCTCCCCGGCCCGTACGCCGCCCCGGATGCGGACCCCGCGCTCTGCGGTGTGATCGGCGGGCGCCGCTACGAGGCGCACCCCAGCGTGCGGGACGACGGCACGGTGGGGTGGTGGCTGGTCGACGACACCGACCACCAGCTCGTTCGGGACGCCCTGCACAAGGAGCGCGAGCGGACCGCCTTCCTCGCCAAGGTGTCGAGCGCCCTGCTCTCCACCCTCAATCTGGGGCGCTGTATGGACGTGACCGCGCAGATGGCCGCGGAGAGCCTCGCGGACGCGGCGCTCGCGATCGCCCCCAGCCGAGGGCGCAGGCTTCCGGTGGTGACCTGCCTGCGGGGCGGTGTGCCCGAGCTTTCGCACCATTCGGTGGACCCCGACGAGGTGCCGGGCCTGGGTGAGGCGCTGCGCGGGTTTCCGCCGGTGCCCGCCCGGTGGATCGATCCGTCGACGGCGCCGCCGTGGCTGGTGCCCGAGGGCTTCGGGCCGGTCGGATCGATAGTGATCACGCCGTTGCCCGGGCACGGCGTCCCGGCCGGGGCGCTGGTCCTGCTGCGCAGGGCGAAGACCGACTCCTTCAGTGACGAGGAGGAGGTCTTCGCCCGGTCGTTCGCCGCTCGTGCGGGGGCGGCGATGTCGGCCGCCCGCCTCTACGCGGAGCAGACCGCCATCACGGACGTGCTGATGCGGGAGCTGCTGCCCCCGACCCTGCACCAGGTCTCCGGAGTGGACTTCGCGGGCCGCTACCGGCCCTCGGCCGACCACGAGCGCGTCGGCGGGGACTTCTACGACGTGCACCCGGCCGGCGACGGCGGAGCCTCCCTGGTCGCTCTCGGGGACGTGTGCGGCAAGGGCCTGGAGGCCGCCGTCCTCACGGGCAAGATCCGCAGCACGTTGCACGCCCTGCTGCCCTTGGCGGACGACCACCAGCGGATGCTCTCGCTGCTGAACACCGCCCTGCTCAACTCCCACCACGCGCGGTTCGCGACCCTGGTCCTGGCCTCCGCCGTGCTCCGGGGCAACGAGGTGGACCTCAAGCTGACCAGTGCCGGCCACCCGACCCCGCTGATCGTCCGAGGGGACGGCACCGTCGAAGAGGCCGACACCGGCGGCACCCTGGTCGGAGCCATCCGCGAGGTGTCCGCCCGTACCGCGGCCGTCACCCTCGCACCGGGGGAGTGCTGCGTCCTGTACACCGACGGAATCACCGAAGCCAAGGGCGGGCCGATGGGCGACGTCCTCTTCGGGGACGAGCGCCTCAAGCGCGCCCTTTCCGCATGCGCGGGGATGACCGCCGAAGGCATCGTAGAGCACGTGCAGATGCTGGCTGCCCAGTGGCTCGGAAGCCGGCGTCACGACGACATGGCCGTGGTCGTGATCGCAGCGCCGCGCACCCACCATCTGAGCGCGGTGAACGGGCACACTCGGGGCAGGTTCACCGGATGA
- a CDS encoding cobalamin B12-binding domain-containing protein codes for MSTSTSPSLPRSGHPEHLADRLLDAALAGDERSAADLVLRALDEGADPESVLLDVIAPVQGKVGQEWAENRITVAQEHAATAINERVITALGAHPAARRAITRGRITVACVDGEWHALPARLLAEVLKLRGWRIDYLGAQLPTPHLIAHLHMTGADAVALSSSIATRLPTTHAAITACQAIGVPVLVGGAAFGPTGRYAELLGADAWAPDARAAAEHLARSPLSRPPLDHQPIDDLPHLADQEYTLVTRNGDALVRTVFTALEDALPFMNAYSDLQRERTAEDLASIVEFLATALYLDDEDLFTGFIAWTAQVLSARGVPARSLGPALHLLALELKDFPRATRVLHAATRAVTALHPSEAGNPA; via the coding sequence ATGAGCACGAGCACATCGCCCTCCCTCCCGCGCAGCGGCCACCCGGAGCACCTGGCGGACCGGCTGTTGGACGCGGCCCTGGCGGGAGACGAGCGTTCCGCCGCCGACCTGGTACTGCGCGCCCTCGACGAAGGGGCGGACCCGGAGAGCGTCCTGCTCGACGTGATCGCACCGGTCCAGGGCAAGGTCGGTCAGGAGTGGGCGGAGAACCGGATCACCGTCGCGCAGGAACACGCCGCCACCGCCATCAACGAAAGGGTCATCACCGCCCTCGGAGCCCACCCCGCCGCCCGCAGGGCCATCACCCGGGGCCGCATCACCGTGGCCTGCGTCGACGGCGAATGGCATGCCCTGCCCGCCCGCCTGCTGGCCGAGGTCCTGAAGCTGCGCGGCTGGCGGATCGACTACCTCGGCGCCCAGCTCCCCACCCCGCACCTCATCGCCCACCTCCACATGACCGGTGCCGACGCGGTGGCCCTCTCCAGCTCGATCGCCACGAGGCTGCCCACCACACATGCGGCCATCACCGCATGCCAGGCCATCGGCGTCCCCGTCCTCGTGGGCGGCGCCGCCTTCGGGCCCACGGGCCGGTACGCGGAACTCCTCGGGGCCGACGCCTGGGCCCCCGACGCCCGCGCCGCCGCCGAGCACCTCGCCCGCAGCCCCCTGTCCCGTCCGCCGCTCGACCATCAGCCGATCGACGACCTGCCCCACCTGGCGGATCAGGAATACACCCTGGTCACCCGCAACGGCGACGCCCTGGTGCGGACCGTGTTCACGGCCCTGGAAGACGCGCTGCCGTTCATGAACGCGTACAGCGATCTGCAGCGTGAGCGGACAGCGGAAGATCTCGCATCCATCGTCGAGTTCCTTGCCACCGCCCTCTATCTCGACGACGAAGACCTCTTCACCGGGTTCATCGCCTGGACCGCGCAGGTCCTCAGCGCGCGGGGCGTGCCCGCGCGGAGCCTGGGGCCGGCCCTGCACCTCCTCGCCCTGGAGCTCAAGGACTTCCCGCGGGCGACCCGCGTCCTCCACGCCGCGACGCGAGCGGTCACCGCCCTCCACCCCTCCGAGGCAGGGAACCCCGCATGA
- a CDS encoding STAS domain-containing protein: MTTPPPDHLRLTRVDTEDRVRIELDGDLDHDTADLLVNEATAQLSARPGLGDLHLHCRGLGVIDSMGLSALLMISRRTTAAGVRLHLEDRPANLDRVLRLTGTFDHLTAPATTSGAAGDSTHQEEATVFRPTRPDAGT; this comes from the coding sequence ATGACCACACCGCCCCCTGACCATCTGCGCCTGACCAGGGTCGACACCGAGGACCGGGTGCGCATAGAGCTCGACGGCGATCTCGATCACGACACGGCCGACCTCCTCGTGAACGAGGCCACGGCGCAGCTCTCGGCCAGGCCCGGACTGGGCGACCTGCACCTGCACTGCAGAGGACTCGGCGTGATCGACTCCATGGGCCTGTCCGCCCTGCTGATGATCAGCCGTCGTACCACCGCGGCCGGGGTACGTTTGCATTTGGAGGACCGGCCCGCGAACCTGGACCGGGTCCTGCGCCTCACCGGCACCTTCGACCACCTCACGGCACCTGCCACCACCAGCGGCGCCGCCGGGGACTCGACGCACCAGGAGGAGGCCACGGTGTTCCGTCCCACTCGGCCGGACGCCGGCACCTGA
- a CDS encoding MarR family winged helix-turn-helix transcriptional regulator: MNAPDAAPSGIVHEATQSAGSITELLDVMWEYARNSTADVTAPGSASQLRLMYVVDRQDGIRMRTVCQQLASAPPTVTRMCDRLQAIGFLERMASPDSGREIALRLTPAGKRHLQRIREQRDSMLHQAIDNMPSAERRALAKGLAGLTAQLKATDEEGRRPSGHSVA; encoded by the coding sequence ATGAACGCACCAGACGCCGCACCCAGCGGGATAGTTCACGAGGCGACCCAGTCGGCCGGTTCCATCACCGAACTCCTCGACGTGATGTGGGAGTACGCCAGAAATTCCACTGCCGATGTCACAGCGCCCGGCTCGGCGTCCCAACTGCGCCTGATGTACGTCGTCGACCGGCAGGACGGCATCCGTATGCGGACGGTGTGCCAGCAGCTCGCCTCCGCACCGCCGACCGTCACCCGCATGTGCGACCGACTTCAAGCCATCGGCTTCCTCGAACGCATGGCGTCACCCGACAGCGGCCGTGAGATCGCCTTGCGACTGACCCCTGCGGGGAAACGGCATCTGCAGCGCATCCGGGAGCAGCGCGACAGCATGCTGCACCAGGCCATCGACAACATGCCCTCCGCCGAGCGCCGTGCACTGGCCAAAGGGCTCGCAGGGCTCACCGCCCAGCTCAAAGCCACCGATGAGGAGGGCAGGAGACCGAGCGGTCACTCCGTGGCATGA
- a CDS encoding PP2C family protein-serine/threonine phosphatase, protein MTHFPTVERALRTGAPHELLGTLRDALIEQFEATEVDLLVADYSSTVLQPVTDLPHTDRPLAVQTSPEGRAFISQEPFGKYTSQDGTTIDLHLPVTVRGDRLGILTVRLPEHRCTPQAVEEMMGLAELLGHEILVAERDTDLYLQARRRQRLTLAAEMQWQLLPARSCARQEYAIGGQLEPAYDIHGDNFDWSTTADTLTLTVTNGMGEGIHASLLTNLAVNALRNARRAGIGIADQAALADQAIYAQYQGAQYVSTLLLFFEIPTGRVQVVDAGSPQLWRQRDRVVERVDFVAQHPLGMFDETLYEAQEFQALPGDRLIFVSDGVYGAVSGAGEAYEERALARAIQAVSFLPAAAVPRALLEELRAYREADPDDDALVVCLDWFGRGPARSQ, encoded by the coding sequence GTGACGCATTTCCCTACCGTTGAGCGCGCACTGCGTACAGGCGCCCCCCACGAACTCCTCGGCACGCTGCGCGACGCGTTGATCGAGCAATTCGAGGCCACCGAAGTCGACCTGCTCGTGGCGGACTACAGCTCCACCGTCCTCCAGCCGGTGACCGATCTCCCGCATACGGACCGGCCTTTGGCAGTGCAGACGAGTCCGGAGGGGCGCGCCTTCATCAGCCAGGAACCCTTCGGCAAGTACACCTCCCAGGACGGGACGACGATCGATCTGCATCTGCCGGTGACCGTGCGCGGCGACCGGCTCGGGATCCTGACCGTGCGCCTCCCCGAGCACAGATGCACGCCTCAGGCGGTCGAGGAAATGATGGGACTCGCCGAACTCCTCGGCCACGAGATCCTCGTGGCCGAGCGTGACACCGACCTCTACCTGCAGGCCCGCCGCCGCCAGCGGCTCACCCTGGCGGCGGAGATGCAGTGGCAACTGCTGCCCGCCCGGTCCTGTGCGCGCCAGGAATACGCCATCGGGGGACAGCTGGAACCCGCTTACGATATCCACGGGGACAATTTCGACTGGTCCACTACGGCCGACACCCTCACCCTCACCGTCACCAACGGAATGGGTGAGGGAATCCACGCGTCTCTTCTGACGAATCTTGCCGTCAATGCCCTCCGTAACGCCCGCAGGGCAGGAATCGGCATCGCGGACCAGGCGGCGCTCGCCGATCAGGCCATCTACGCCCAATACCAGGGCGCGCAATACGTGTCGACCTTGCTCCTGTTCTTCGAAATCCCCACGGGCCGCGTGCAGGTGGTGGACGCCGGATCGCCCCAGCTCTGGCGTCAGCGCGACAGGGTCGTGGAGCGCGTCGACTTCGTGGCACAGCATCCGCTGGGCATGTTCGACGAGACCCTCTACGAGGCGCAGGAGTTCCAGGCTCTGCCCGGAGACCGTCTGATCTTCGTCAGCGACGGGGTCTACGGCGCCGTCTCCGGAGCCGGGGAAGCCTACGAGGAGCGGGCGCTCGCGCGGGCCATCCAAGCCGTCAGTTTCCTGCCCGCCGCCGCGGTCCCACGGGCGCTGCTGGAGGAGCTGAGGGCGTACCGGGAAGCGGACCCCGACGACGACGCCCTGGTCGTCTGCCTCGACTGGTTCGGCCGCGGCCCCGCGCGTTCGCAGTGA
- a CDS encoding UBP-type zinc finger domain-containing protein yields MARTGSEPHGQNQPLPAWVVAVDGGRPEGRTCAHAKDLPADPGTPLQVCGQCRTRGWTWTRLRWCSTCGHVGCCDSSRGRHAYDHHARTGHPVVLSLARDEAWAWCYTDEVFLLRGR; encoded by the coding sequence ATGGCGCGCACCGGCAGCGAACCCCACGGGCAGAACCAGCCGCTCCCGGCTTGGGTGGTGGCAGTCGACGGAGGCCGCCCGGAGGGACGCACGTGCGCCCACGCGAAGGATCTGCCCGCGGATCCGGGGACGCCGCTTCAGGTGTGCGGGCAATGCCGCACCCGCGGCTGGACCTGGACCCGGCTGAGGTGGTGCTCCACGTGCGGGCACGTCGGATGCTGCGACAGCTCCCGGGGCCGGCACGCCTACGACCACCATGCGCGGACGGGCCATCCCGTGGTCCTTTCCCTGGCCCGCGACGAAGCCTGGGCCTGGTGCTACACCGACGAGGTGTTCCTCCTGCGGGGCCGGTGA
- a CDS encoding FAD-dependent oxidoreductase, which produces MAKTQDDGHDVAVIGAGAAGLACASDLTAAGLRVRLVEAQDTVGGRIRTDRVAGFTADRGFQVFNTSYPQVKRRLDLPALFLRPFTPGVLVHTDDGTLRLTDPTRRPRDGIALFTGGRVKPRDLLAFGLLSARAMLAPASRVRARPDVTTRTALADAGFSEDFVETFFRPFLAGVFLEDSLETSARFFHLVWRSMLRGTLCLPRDGIGAVPAQLAAGLPPEVLRTSSPVSELTPTGVLLGGEELRARAVVVATGAGAAARLLPGLAPPAGRTVTTLYHAVERSPLPEPTLLVDARLRFLNTCVLTEVQPGYSGDGRALVSTSVLGTPGPVEEAAVLAALAEAYGTDTGTWEPVHRVTVRGALPAMPPPLPLTRTTRFARGRYVCGDHRATGSLQGALASGARAAREVIADLGTTGTP; this is translated from the coding sequence GTGGCCAAGACGCAGGACGACGGGCACGACGTGGCGGTCATCGGCGCGGGAGCCGCCGGCCTGGCATGCGCATCCGACCTCACCGCGGCCGGCCTGCGCGTGCGCCTCGTGGAGGCGCAGGACACGGTGGGCGGCCGCATCCGCACGGACCGGGTCGCGGGTTTCACCGCCGACCGCGGTTTCCAGGTGTTCAACACCTCCTACCCGCAGGTCAAACGCCGCCTCGACCTGCCCGCCCTCTTCCTGCGGCCCTTCACTCCGGGTGTGCTGGTCCACACCGACGACGGGACGCTGCGCCTCACGGATCCCACACGGCGTCCGCGCGACGGCATCGCCTTGTTCACGGGCGGCCGGGTCAAGCCACGCGATCTGCTGGCCTTCGGTCTCCTGTCGGCACGCGCGATGCTCGCGCCCGCATCCCGTGTCCGGGCCCGGCCCGACGTCACCACCCGCACCGCCCTGGCCGACGCGGGCTTCTCCGAGGACTTCGTCGAGACGTTCTTCCGGCCCTTCCTGGCAGGGGTGTTCCTGGAGGACTCGCTGGAGACCTCGGCCCGCTTCTTCCACCTGGTGTGGCGCAGCATGCTGCGCGGCACGCTCTGTCTGCCGCGTGACGGCATCGGCGCCGTACCGGCACAACTCGCCGCCGGGCTGCCCCCGGAGGTGCTGCGCACCTCGTCGCCCGTGTCGGAGCTGACGCCGACCGGCGTGCTCCTCGGCGGCGAGGAACTACGGGCGCGGGCCGTCGTCGTCGCCACCGGAGCCGGCGCCGCGGCGCGCCTCCTGCCCGGCCTCGCACCGCCTGCGGGCCGCACCGTCACGACGCTGTACCACGCTGTCGAACGCTCGCCCCTGCCCGAGCCCACCCTGCTGGTCGACGCCCGCCTCAGGTTCTTGAACACGTGCGTCCTCACCGAGGTACAGCCCGGCTACTCCGGGGACGGCAGGGCCCTCGTGTCGACCTCCGTGCTCGGCACGCCCGGCCCGGTGGAGGAGGCCGCCGTGCTCGCCGCCCTCGCCGAGGCGTACGGCACGGACACCGGCACCTGGGAACCGGTGCACCGCGTGACGGTACGAGGCGCCCTGCCCGCCATGCCCCCGCCGTTGCCGTTGACCCGCACCACCCGCTTCGCGAGGGGCCGCTACGTCTGCGGCGACCATCGGGCGACGGGCTCGCTACAGGGGGCACTGGCCTCGGGGGCCAGGGCAGCCCGCGAGGTGATCGCCGACCTGGGAACCACGGGTACGCCCTGA
- a CDS encoding Hsp20/alpha crystallin family protein: MLMRTDPFREMDRIVQQLSGTSGTWSKPSVMPMDAYREGDAYVIAFDLPGVSTEAIEIDVERNMLTVKAERRPAGKSDGVQMELSERPLGVFSRQIMLADTLDTEHIEADYDAGVLTLRIPIVERAKPRKIAIGGESGRKQISG, encoded by the coding sequence ATGCTGATGCGCACCGACCCGTTCCGCGAGATGGACCGCATCGTCCAGCAGCTGTCGGGCACGTCGGGCACGTGGTCGAAGCCGTCCGTGATGCCGATGGACGCCTACCGTGAGGGCGACGCGTACGTGATCGCCTTCGACCTCCCCGGAGTGAGCACCGAGGCGATCGAGATCGACGTCGAGCGGAACATGCTGACGGTGAAGGCCGAGCGCCGGCCCGCGGGGAAGTCCGACGGCGTGCAGATGGAACTCTCCGAGCGGCCCCTGGGCGTCTTCTCCCGCCAGATCATGCTGGCCGACACCCTCGACACCGAGCACATCGAGGCGGACTACGACGCGGGTGTCCTGACCCTGCGGATCCCGATCGTCGAGCGTGCCAAGCCGCGGAAGATCGCCATCGGCGGCGAGTCCGGCCGCAAGCAGATCTCCGGCTGA
- a CDS encoding DUF2267 domain-containing protein, with protein sequence MYDQPRPNPARPAMTFDRMLERVRYEGAYPTRERAEEAVRTVLAALGRQITADERVDLAQALPVEAALTLTAQIPDTEQLTGWGFVKDLATRRGITPAIARWDTGTVLAVVARLAGPDLLARILRRLPGGYALLFGQAELRQPQPVRGGHAAPVHV encoded by the coding sequence ATGTACGACCAGCCTCGACCGAACCCGGCCCGGCCCGCCATGACGTTCGACCGGATGCTGGAACGCGTGCGGTACGAGGGCGCCTACCCCACCCGCGAACGTGCGGAGGAAGCGGTCCGCACCGTCCTGGCCGCCCTCGGCCGGCAGATCACCGCGGACGAACGCGTCGACCTGGCACAGGCCCTGCCCGTCGAAGCCGCCCTCACCCTGACCGCCCAGATCCCCGACACCGAGCAACTCACCGGCTGGGGCTTCGTCAAAGACCTGGCCACCCGCAGGGGCATCACGCCCGCCATCGCCCGGTGGGACACCGGCACGGTACTCGCCGTCGTCGCCCGCCTCGCCGGCCCGGACCTGCTCGCCCGCATCCTTCGCCGGCTCCCCGGCGGCTACGCCCTCCTCTTCGGCCAGGCAGAACTACGACAGCCCCAGCCTGTACGCGGTGGTCACGCCGCCCCCGTGCACGTCTAA
- a CDS encoding serine/threonine-protein kinase yields MGVVARAVDELLAREVAVKVLRAYTDSSDLELAALRSRMRREAQAAARIRHTGVVTVHDVTHEQGLPVIVMELVDGPSLDEVLTQRGVLDPHEAAAIGAKLTDALDAAHRAGVLHRDVKPGNVLLERDGRVVLTDFGIAAIETSDDEAMAKLTRSGQLVGSLDYLPPERAQGREPGPPSDIWSLGMTLYAAVEGVSPFRRTSVWSTMAAIVGEPLPEPRRAGPLTPVLRALMAKDPEHRPTADRARAMLEEVAAGGAVPAAVPVTAPPPVTEQPGSGPAPGFGPPPRAAFDAGAVSFPQPYAPTPQSGFPSHGLAQGPLPGHHVTVNRTGPADVDRARRRSRTALTLAVVAVLAVLAGGVTYAVASGGGDDRARAVASPSGSAPIAKGATAAPSHPVPTGCAGWTHRDPAAGTYGYISGDHHLLAAPYQHCSQGGLVKDGTKLWYQCYIVNSYGNQWTFVRVDGTNATGWLYNRDLKGQKGSSPAC; encoded by the coding sequence ATGGGCGTGGTCGCGCGGGCCGTCGACGAGCTGCTCGCCCGCGAGGTCGCCGTCAAGGTCCTGCGGGCGTACACCGACTCCAGTGACCTCGAACTGGCCGCTCTGCGCTCCCGGATGAGGCGTGAGGCGCAGGCCGCTGCCCGAATCCGGCACACCGGCGTGGTCACCGTGCACGACGTCACGCATGAGCAGGGTCTGCCCGTCATCGTCATGGAACTCGTCGACGGGCCCTCGCTCGACGAAGTGCTGACGCAGCGTGGCGTGCTCGACCCGCACGAGGCCGCCGCGATCGGCGCCAAGCTGACGGACGCCCTCGACGCCGCCCACCGCGCGGGCGTTCTCCACCGGGACGTGAAGCCGGGCAACGTGCTGCTGGAGCGCGACGGCCGGGTCGTGCTCACGGACTTCGGCATCGCCGCCATCGAGACCTCCGACGACGAGGCGATGGCGAAGCTCACCCGCAGCGGTCAGCTGGTCGGCTCGCTCGACTACTTGCCGCCGGAGCGCGCACAGGGCAGGGAGCCCGGACCGCCCTCCGACATATGGTCGCTCGGGATGACCCTGTACGCGGCGGTGGAGGGCGTCTCGCCGTTCCGCCGTACCTCGGTGTGGTCCACGATGGCTGCGATCGTGGGCGAGCCACTGCCCGAGCCCCGGCGCGCCGGGCCGCTCACCCCGGTGCTGCGGGCGCTCATGGCGAAGGATCCGGAGCACCGGCCCACCGCCGACCGGGCCCGCGCGATGCTGGAGGAGGTGGCGGCCGGCGGCGCTGTCCCCGCGGCGGTGCCGGTAACGGCTCCCCCGCCCGTCACCGAGCAGCCCGGGTCCGGGCCCGCTCCCGGCTTCGGGCCCCCGCCTCGGGCCGCGTTCGACGCGGGCGCCGTGTCGTTTCCGCAGCCCTACGCCCCCACTCCGCAGTCCGGATTCCCGTCGCACGGCCTCGCGCAGGGCCCCCTGCCCGGTCATCACGTCACCGTGAACCGGACCGGCCCGGCGGATGTGGACCGGGCGCGGCGTCGCAGCCGTACCGCGCTGACCCTCGCGGTCGTCGCCGTACTCGCCGTACTCGCCGGCGGCGTCACGTACGCCGTGGCCTCGGGCGGCGGCGACGACCGAGCGCGAGCGGTGGCGTCCCCCTCCGGCTCCGCACCCATCGCGAAGGGCGCCACGGCCGCCCCGAGCCACCCCGTACCGACGGGCTGCGCCGGCTGGACCCACAGGGACCCGGCTGCGGGCACCTACGGCTACATCTCCGGCGACCACCACTTGCTGGCCGCGCCGTACCAACATTGCTCGCAGGGCGGTCTGGTGAAGGACGGCACCAAGCTCTGGTACCAGTGCTACATCGTCAACTCGTACGGCAACCAGTGGACGTTCGTGCGGGTGGACGGCACGAACGCCACCGGATGGCTGTACAACCGTGACCTCAAGGGCCAGAAGGGCTCGTCGCCCGCCTGTTAG